In the genome of Photobacterium sp. TLY01, one region contains:
- a CDS encoding PACE efflux transporter, giving the protein MRTQRDRIRHAIGFEAIALILITLVLSQLFGFDMTKIGVLGVIFSVIATFWNYAYNLLFDHAMLKYSGHLHKQARHRIIHALGFELSLLVITLPMLAWWMGIGLWQALIMDLGLVVFYLVYAYAYNLAYDKVFPLPETTHA; this is encoded by the coding sequence ATGCGTACACAAAGAGACAGAATTCGTCATGCCATTGGTTTTGAAGCCATTGCGCTGATTCTGATCACCCTGGTGCTGAGCCAGCTGTTTGGATTTGATATGACAAAAATTGGTGTTTTGGGCGTTATTTTTTCTGTCATTGCGACATTCTGGAACTACGCCTATAACCTGCTGTTTGATCACGCCATGCTGAAATATAGCGGTCATCTGCATAAGCAGGCCCGTCACCGGATCATCCATGCTCTGGGCTTCGAGCTAAGTCTGCTGGTGATCACCCTGCCGATGCTGGCGTGGTGGATGGGCATTGGTCTCTGGCAAGCCCTGATCATGGACTTGGGTCTGGTCGTGTTTTATCTGGTCTATGCCTATGCCTATAACCTGGCGTACGACAAAGTGTTTCCCTTACCTGAAACAACGCACGCTTAA
- a CDS encoding sigma-54 dependent transcriptional regulator, whose amino-acid sequence MGMDARKDIWHGELVLLGGHTIPWLNALKQAGWICHHCHDLRAAETLLLETGPCLGVVDLSHDDFSLQAIASLVNRHKQVRWLALVRDEQLSIESVCQFIVSFCIDYFTSPIPESQLLKTLGHQRGMLTLERKVWPKLGHFGQQGLQGNTPVMKKLLQHVKRLAAADMPVLIQGEIGTGKEMVAEAIFQASTRAKGRFVAVNCSSIGRSWAMKGSESECCFEAARDGVLFLNEVTSLPQDRQQELVHWLQDGRFTKENGSEVSAEPRLIAATHYPLDTLVSEGRLSKALYYRLNVLSLTVPPLRERGDDLLMLADALLLKYARQYNCGVKAFSDNARQAIATYNWPGNVQELVGRIKRAVLLTEQKNIEADHLELPRQADDKQSLKKIREESERSALLSVLENNRGQISAAARELGVSRATMYRLLNKHDLIPPPRDLGQNS is encoded by the coding sequence ATGGGAATGGATGCGCGCAAGGACATCTGGCACGGTGAACTGGTGTTGCTTGGGGGCCACACGATCCCCTGGCTGAATGCGTTGAAGCAGGCCGGATGGATTTGTCATCATTGTCATGATCTGCGGGCCGCTGAAACTTTATTACTTGAAACCGGCCCTTGTCTGGGCGTGGTGGATCTCAGCCATGATGATTTCAGTCTTCAGGCGATTGCCAGTCTGGTCAACCGGCACAAGCAGGTGCGATGGCTGGCCCTGGTCAGAGATGAACAGCTCAGTATCGAATCTGTCTGCCAGTTTATCGTCAGTTTCTGTATCGATTATTTCACCTCGCCGATTCCTGAGTCCCAGTTGCTGAAAACCTTAGGCCACCAGCGCGGCATGCTGACACTGGAACGCAAAGTCTGGCCCAAGCTGGGTCACTTCGGCCAGCAGGGACTTCAGGGCAATACGCCTGTGATGAAAAAACTGCTGCAGCATGTCAAACGTCTGGCGGCGGCGGACATGCCGGTCTTGATTCAGGGCGAGATAGGGACGGGCAAGGAAATGGTCGCGGAAGCCATTTTTCAGGCATCCACCCGTGCCAAAGGGCGTTTTGTTGCCGTGAATTGCTCAAGTATCGGCCGGAGCTGGGCGATGAAGGGGAGCGAGTCTGAGTGCTGTTTTGAGGCGGCCAGAGACGGTGTGCTGTTTCTCAATGAAGTGACCTCCTTACCTCAGGATCGCCAGCAAGAACTGGTCCATTGGCTGCAGGACGGGCGCTTTACCAAGGAAAATGGTTCTGAGGTCAGTGCTGAACCCCGGCTAATCGCGGCGACACATTATCCGCTCGATACTCTGGTCAGTGAAGGGCGGCTGAGCAAAGCGCTTTACTACCGGTTGAATGTCCTTAGTCTGACGGTCCCGCCACTGCGCGAGCGTGGAGATGACTTACTGATGCTGGCCGATGCATTGTTACTCAAGTATGCCCGCCAGTATAACTGCGGCGTGAAAGCATTTTCTGATAATGCCAGACAGGCCATAGCCACCTATAACTGGCCAGGCAATGTACAGGAATTGGTCGGGCGAATAAAACGGGCAGTGCTGCTGACAGAGCAGAAGAATATTGAGGCTGATCATCTTGAGCTGCCAAGGCAGGCCGATGACAAGCAGAGCCTGAAAAAAATCCGGGAAGAGTCAGAACGCAGCGCCTTGTTAAGTGTGCTGGAGAATAACCGGGGACAAATTTCAGCAGCAGCACGCGAGCTTGGTGTATCCCGCGCCACGATGTACCGGCTGCTCAACAAACATGACCTGATCCCGCCGCCGCGGGATCTGGGTCAGAACTCTTAG